One [Clostridium] saccharolyticum WM1 DNA segment encodes these proteins:
- a CDS encoding acid shock protein, which translates to MKKLLVLMMALAMTLSLAACGGNAEPPASTPESTPAAAERKDNVTPEQATAIVDIMAKMGPLYEEAAAAATANGWDQDELAVQELNAVYAIMDSARVGLGELDGYGDTSTEDIDAVIEQYQAMLDEMPNLVTKYSEPYSN; encoded by the coding sequence ATGAAAAAGTTACTGGTACTTATGATGGCGCTTGCCATGACACTGAGCCTTGCAGCCTGCGGCGGCAATGCCGAACCCCCTGCATCCACACCGGAATCCACCCCCGCCGCTGCGGAACGGAAAGACAATGTAACCCCCGAGCAGGCAACGGCAATTGTAGACATCATGGCGAAGATGGGTCCGCTGTACGAAGAAGCGGCGGCAGCGGCCACGGCAAACGGCTGGGATCAAGACGAGCTGGCGGTTCAGGAGCTGAACGCGGTATATGCTATTATGGACTCCGCAAGGGTTGGACTTGGAGAACTTGACGGATACGGAGACACCAGCACAGAGGATATTGACGCCGTTATAGAACAGTATCAGGCAATGCTGGACGAAATGCCCAACTTAGTCACTAAGTACAGCGAGCC